A window from Hymenobacter volaticus encodes these proteins:
- a CDS encoding group III truncated hemoglobin produces the protein MFNGFAGVDWSRHLPIMYDFWSGILLGTSRYRGRPFPKHMPLPIDVTHFQRWLALFNATVDELFAGPKANEAKMRALNIASVFEFRLRKRDPLSLL, from the coding sequence GTGTTTAATGGCTTTGCCGGTGTGGACTGGAGCCGACATCTGCCCATCATGTACGACTTCTGGAGTGGCATCTTGCTGGGTACGTCGCGCTACCGCGGCCGGCCGTTTCCCAAGCATATGCCCTTGCCCATCGACGTCACGCATTTTCAGCGCTGGCTGGCCTTGTTCAACGCCACGGTAGACGAGTTGTTTGCCGGTCCCAAAGCCAACGAAGCAAAAATGCGGGCTCTCAATATTGCCTCGGTATTTGAGTTCCGGCTGCGCAAGCGCGATCCGCTTTCGTTGCTTTGA
- a CDS encoding trypsin-like serine protease, which translates to MELRWLLVLLLFTTACFGQENVSKKTFPEIALTNQIMFADPQFNQPRFSCGFLLKHQNDTFAVTAKHLLKVFKPKGMKAVSFGNSVKSWSLFPLPDKARSVLTERLLNENKGESLEAKATYDQDWLVFSLQSNHSGVKPLEARITPLQPGEKLYVVGWTRHMESGPQRVYEFEYYKTIDNRILVKDIVVPEQFGGLSGAPLVDEQGQVVGIVSNGTVDPASGKKYFSPCALTGLLAFLESYQKK; encoded by the coding sequence ATGGAACTCCGTTGGTTGTTGGTACTTTTGTTGTTTACCACTGCCTGCTTCGGGCAGGAAAACGTTTCGAAGAAGACCTTTCCCGAAATTGCTCTCACCAACCAAATCATGTTTGCTGATCCGCAGTTCAATCAGCCCCGGTTTTCGTGCGGATTTCTGCTTAAGCATCAGAACGACACGTTCGCGGTTACTGCCAAACACCTCCTGAAAGTATTCAAGCCCAAGGGTATGAAGGCTGTTTCGTTCGGAAACAGTGTCAAATCGTGGTCGTTGTTCCCGCTGCCGGATAAGGCGCGCAGTGTGCTGACTGAACGCTTGTTGAACGAGAATAAAGGTGAGTCATTAGAAGCCAAGGCGACCTACGATCAGGATTGGCTGGTCTTCTCGCTCCAGTCGAACCACTCTGGCGTTAAACCCCTGGAGGCCCGCATCACACCGCTACAGCCGGGGGAGAAACTGTACGTAGTTGGCTGGACGCGCCACATGGAAAGCGGCCCGCAACGGGTGTATGAATTTGAATACTACAAGACGATAGACAATCGGATTCTGGTAAAAGACATCGTAGTGCCGGAGCAATTTGGTGGACTAAGCGGCGCCCCTTTAGTCGACGAGCAAGGCCAGGTCGTAGGAATTGTCTCCAACGGCACAGTCGATCCGGCATCAGGCAAAAAGT